A region of Chitinophaga horti DNA encodes the following proteins:
- a CDS encoding FAD-binding and (Fe-S)-binding domain-containing protein: protein MNKEQLDKVFAELAQQLSGDLYYSNDSLHRTVLMAYATDASVYQEHPLGVALPKNKQDISLLIKASQQHNIPLIPRTAGTSLAGQVVGQGLVVDVSRYMNKLLEVNVAEKWVRVEPGVERDVLNELLLPHKLFFGPETSTSNRAMIGGMIGNNSCGLHSMVWGATRDNLISVNAVLTNGEETVFGTLQADQFARKRAQTNFEGHIYQSIHNILSDESNRQAIHDGYPAKAVRRRNTGYALDALADTQPYGGEQPFNLAHLIAGSEGTLAFITEAKLKLLDLPPQVNGLVCVHCSTLRESLLVNLVAVKHPVTASELVDDVIMNFTKDHPEHQQNRFFIEGDPAAVLMVEFMCNSEAELAAQTGAFISEIKSAGLGYAYPLLRGPEITKAWNLRKSGLGLLRNIKGDAQPVNLIEDCAVAPEHLPDYIQDIQETLSNLNLKASYYAHAGAGELHVEPIINLKSDEGKIVFRTLLAKTAAIVKKYKGSLSGEHGDGRLRGEFIGFMLGEKCYELCKQVKLIWDPARLMNPGKIVDTPPMDTSFRFKKLPKGPGVKTHFDFSEQGGILSLAEKCSGSGDCRKTHFAGGTMCPSYMATRFEKDTTRARANVLRQFLSAENSSQAFDHEEIQHAMDLCLSCKGCKAECPSSVDVSKLKAEYLQQYYDIHGTPLKARMIGEFPALNKLASIAPGLYNFAFGNKAISRLFKGMMNMADERDVPAMHAFTLRSWYKKFRRQQHSHHLTSKVYFFCDEFTNYNDVTIGMRCIELLTALGYEVIIPEHIESGRTHLSKGMVKRAKSIAAKNISLLSSIIDDPYPLIGTEPSAILTFRDEYIDLLTGEEKAKAIRLSKKVMLFEEFMAAEMDLDNIPKDRFHSEPRQLVIHGHCHQKALSSVNFVQKVLSWPANYEATVINSGCCGMAGSFGFDKDHYETSMKIGELVLFPTVRSQAPEVIVAAPGTSCRHQIKDGTGREALHPAEVLFEALVSKDPSDYARKGSFASMGE from the coding sequence ATGAACAAGGAGCAACTGGATAAAGTATTTGCAGAACTGGCACAACAACTGTCGGGCGACCTGTATTACAGCAACGACTCGCTTCACCGCACCGTATTAATGGCTTACGCCACCGATGCATCCGTATACCAGGAACATCCGCTGGGCGTAGCGCTTCCTAAAAACAAGCAGGACATCAGCCTGCTGATCAAAGCCAGCCAGCAACATAACATTCCCCTTATTCCCCGTACGGCCGGCACTTCCCTGGCCGGACAAGTAGTAGGACAGGGATTAGTGGTGGATGTGAGCCGCTACATGAACAAACTGCTCGAAGTGAACGTGGCCGAAAAATGGGTACGCGTAGAACCGGGCGTGGAGCGCGATGTACTGAACGAACTGTTACTCCCCCATAAATTATTCTTCGGTCCGGAAACGTCTACCTCCAACCGTGCGATGATCGGCGGCATGATCGGCAACAACTCGTGCGGCCTGCACTCCATGGTATGGGGCGCTACGCGTGATAATCTTATATCCGTGAACGCCGTTTTAACCAATGGCGAGGAAACCGTGTTTGGCACATTGCAGGCAGACCAGTTTGCACGTAAGCGGGCGCAAACGAACTTTGAAGGACATATTTATCAATCGATCCACAACATATTATCTGATGAAAGTAACCGCCAGGCCATTCATGATGGTTATCCCGCGAAAGCGGTAAGGCGGCGCAATACTGGTTATGCACTGGATGCACTGGCGGACACGCAGCCTTATGGCGGAGAACAACCTTTCAACCTCGCACACCTGATCGCGGGCAGTGAAGGCACCCTCGCATTTATTACCGAAGCCAAATTAAAGCTGCTTGATCTGCCACCCCAGGTAAACGGCCTCGTATGCGTGCATTGCAGCACCTTACGCGAATCGTTGCTGGTAAACCTCGTGGCTGTTAAACATCCCGTTACCGCTTCCGAACTGGTGGATGATGTGATTATGAATTTTACCAAAGATCACCCGGAACACCAGCAGAACCGCTTCTTTATTGAAGGCGATCCTGCAGCGGTCTTGATGGTGGAGTTTATGTGTAACAGCGAAGCCGAACTGGCAGCGCAAACTGGCGCTTTCATCAGCGAGATAAAATCCGCAGGACTCGGTTACGCCTATCCCCTGCTGCGCGGCCCGGAAATTACCAAAGCCTGGAACCTGCGCAAATCGGGCCTGGGCTTACTGCGTAATATTAAAGGAGACGCGCAACCCGTCAACCTCATCGAAGATTGTGCCGTAGCGCCGGAACATTTGCCGGACTATATACAAGACATACAGGAAACGCTGTCTAACCTGAACCTTAAAGCTTCGTACTACGCGCATGCCGGTGCAGGCGAGCTGCACGTGGAGCCGATCATCAACCTGAAAAGTGATGAAGGTAAGATCGTGTTCCGCACCCTACTGGCGAAAACCGCTGCCATTGTTAAAAAATACAAAGGCTCTTTAAGCGGCGAACACGGCGACGGCCGCCTGCGTGGCGAGTTTATCGGTTTTATGCTCGGCGAAAAGTGTTACGAACTTTGTAAACAGGTTAAACTGATATGGGACCCTGCCAGGCTGATGAACCCTGGCAAGATCGTGGATACACCACCGATGGACACCTCGTTCCGATTTAAGAAACTACCCAAAGGCCCAGGCGTTAAAACCCACTTCGACTTCTCGGAGCAGGGCGGCATTCTTTCTTTGGCAGAAAAGTGTTCCGGCTCCGGCGACTGCCGCAAAACCCATTTTGCCGGCGGCACCATGTGCCCCAGTTACATGGCTACCCGGTTCGAGAAAGACACCACACGGGCACGCGCCAACGTACTCCGGCAATTCCTATCCGCCGAAAACTCTTCGCAGGCTTTTGACCACGAAGAAATACAGCATGCGATGGACCTGTGCCTTTCCTGCAAAGGCTGTAAGGCAGAGTGCCCATCCAGTGTAGACGTATCGAAACTGAAAGCTGAATACCTGCAACAATACTACGATATTCACGGCACGCCACTCAAAGCCCGCATGATTGGCGAGTTCCCGGCATTGAACAAATTAGCGAGCATTGCCCCCGGGTTATACAATTTCGCATTCGGCAATAAAGCCATTTCGCGACTGTTCAAGGGCATGATGAATATGGCCGATGAGCGGGATGTACCTGCCATGCACGCCTTTACGCTGCGGTCGTGGTACAAAAAGTTCAGGCGGCAACAACACAGCCATCACCTGACATCCAAAGTTTACTTCTTCTGTGATGAGTTCACCAATTATAACGATGTAACCATCGGCATGCGCTGCATAGAACTGCTGACAGCACTGGGTTACGAGGTGATCATCCCCGAACATATTGAAAGCGGTCGCACCCACCTTTCCAAAGGCATGGTGAAACGCGCCAAGTCCATCGCGGCTAAAAACATTTCACTGCTCAGTAGCATTATCGATGATCCGTACCCATTAATTGGCACGGAGCCCTCTGCTATCCTCACTTTCCGCGATGAGTACATCGATCTGTTGACTGGTGAAGAAAAAGCAAAAGCTATTCGGCTCTCTAAAAAAGTGATGCTGTTCGAAGAGTTCATGGCCGCCGAGATGGATTTAGACAACATTCCTAAAGACCGTTTTCATAGTGAGCCGCGGCAGCTGGTTATTCATGGCCACTGTCATCAGAAAGCACTTTCATCTGTGAACTTTGTGCAAAAGGTATTGTCGTGGCCCGCGAACTATGAGGCCACTGTGATCAACTCCGGTTGCTGCGGTATGGCAGGTTCATTTGGGTTTGATAAAGATCATTATGAAACGTCGATGAAGATCGGTGAGCTGGTATTGTTCCCGACCGTTCGTTCACAGGCACCGGAAGTAATCGTAGCCGCCCCTGGCACCAGCTGCCGCCACCAGATCAAGGATGGCACGGGGCGCGAAGCATTACATCCTGCCGAAGTATTGTTCGAAGCACTGGTATCGAAAGATCCGTCGGACTATGCGCGGAAAGGTAGCTTCGCATCGATGGGAGAATAA
- a CDS encoding glutamate--tRNA ligase family protein, with protein sequence MSPASAFHKTRIAPTPSGFLHLGNILSFAITADLADRHHAATLLRIDDMDRDRADQKYIDDIFETLRFLAIPWTEGPRSTSEFQQSYSQLHRLRHYEQALEQLKPHVFACNCSRAQIARESVNGVYPGTCLHKNIPLDTPGVSWRLITDSRELTVNTYDNGVLKATLPADMQYFVIRRKDGFPAYQLSSLVDDALYGIDLIVRGRDLWPSTLAQLFVATLLPGSRFTNSTFYHHALITEAAGEKLSKSAGATSIQHFRKEGHTAADVYSMAAGMLGIHTEVSNWKELAALPPPNGSGPYAALT encoded by the coding sequence ATGTCCCCCGCATCGGCCTTCCATAAAACAAGAATAGCACCCACGCCCAGCGGGTTTCTCCACCTGGGGAACATCCTCTCGTTCGCTATCACGGCCGATCTGGCGGACAGGCACCATGCCGCAACACTACTCCGCATCGACGACATGGACCGCGACAGGGCGGACCAAAAATACATCGATGATATCTTTGAAACGCTGCGCTTCCTGGCTATTCCCTGGACGGAAGGGCCGCGAAGCACCAGCGAATTTCAACAATCGTACTCGCAATTGCACCGCCTGCGGCACTACGAACAGGCGCTGGAACAGCTGAAGCCGCACGTCTTCGCCTGTAACTGCTCGCGCGCGCAGATAGCCCGGGAAAGTGTAAACGGCGTGTATCCGGGCACGTGCCTCCATAAGAATATTCCGTTGGACACACCTGGCGTGAGCTGGAGGCTGATTACGGATAGCCGCGAATTAACGGTGAATACGTATGATAATGGTGTGTTAAAGGCCACGCTGCCCGCAGACATGCAATACTTCGTCATCCGCAGGAAGGATGGCTTTCCTGCCTACCAGCTATCCTCGCTGGTGGATGATGCGCTGTACGGCATCGATCTCATTGTGCGTGGGCGGGATTTGTGGCCCTCCACGCTGGCGCAATTGTTTGTCGCTACGCTGTTGCCGGGGAGCCGGTTCACGAATAGTACGTTCTATCATCATGCACTTATCACGGAAGCGGCGGGAGAGAAGTTGTCGAAATCGGCAGGCGCCACGTCCATACAACATTTCCGGAAAGAAGGGCATACGGCGGCGGATGTGTATAGCATGGCTGCCGGTATGCTGGGCATCCATACGGAAGTGAGTAACTGGAAAGAACTGGCCGCATTGCCGCCCCCAAACGGAAGCGGCCCATATGCTGCGTTGACTTAA
- a CDS encoding PDDEXK nuclease domain-containing protein — MQDELIKEEQVLFDEIVQIINDSRRKVLITVNTELVLLYWNIGCKLNTCVLGNQRAGYGKEIVKKLSISLQKAFGKGWDEKTLRHCLRCAETFTEAQIVSAVRRQLSWTHIKTISYLKNNVQREFYLTMSSNEGWSSRQLQERINSMLYERTAISKKPELVIKNDLELLQSTKEMTADLTFKDPYILDFLGLRDTYNESDLEQAIIYQLQLFILELGNDFAFLARQKRIAIDDTDYYIDLLFYHRKLRRLVAIDLKMGKFEHSHKSQMELYLRWLAKYEQQSHELSPIGLILCADKNDELVELLELDAVGIHVAQYLLELPSKELLKQKLHMAIAMAKQRVNAVGDGVG; from the coding sequence ATGCAGGATGAATTGATAAAAGAAGAGCAAGTGTTATTTGATGAAATAGTTCAGATAATTAATGATAGCAGGCGCAAGGTGTTGATTACAGTTAACACAGAGCTCGTGTTACTGTATTGGAATATCGGCTGTAAGTTAAACACCTGCGTACTAGGGAACCAAAGAGCCGGGTATGGAAAGGAAATAGTGAAGAAATTATCCATATCGTTGCAGAAAGCGTTTGGTAAAGGTTGGGATGAAAAAACATTAAGACATTGTCTCCGCTGTGCAGAGACTTTTACCGAAGCGCAAATTGTCTCCGCAGTGCGGAGACAATTAAGCTGGACCCACATAAAAACAATTTCCTACCTGAAAAATAACGTTCAGAGAGAATTTTATCTTACCATGTCCTCAAATGAGGGATGGAGCAGCCGACAGCTACAGGAGCGAATTAACTCTATGTTGTATGAGCGTACTGCCATCAGTAAAAAGCCTGAACTTGTAATTAAGAATGACCTGGAGTTATTGCAGAGCACAAAGGAAATGACAGCCGATCTGACTTTCAAAGATCCATATATACTAGACTTTCTTGGATTGCGGGATACATATAATGAGAGCGATCTTGAGCAAGCCATTATATATCAGCTGCAGTTATTTATTCTGGAGTTAGGTAATGATTTCGCATTTCTGGCAAGGCAGAAAAGAATCGCTATCGACGATACAGATTACTATATCGATCTTCTCTTTTATCACCGCAAACTAAGGCGTTTGGTCGCTATAGATCTTAAAATGGGGAAGTTTGAACATAGTCATAAGAGCCAGATGGAATTATACCTTCGGTGGCTGGCGAAATATGAACAACAATCTCATGAACTTTCTCCGATCGGGCTAATTCTTTGTGCCGACAAAAATGATGAATTAGTGGAGCTGTTGGAACTTGATGCTGTCGGTATACATGTCGCTCAATATCTTCTTGAATTACCATCAAAGGAATTATTGAAGCAGAAGTTACATATGGCAATAGCTATGGCAAAACAGCGGGTAAATGCCGTCGGTGACGGGGTTGGTTAG